A genomic window from Agreia sp. COWG includes:
- a CDS encoding M23 family metallopeptidase — protein sequence MQLREQSNERTGRKPSRRSFTSRFLPPAALLFVGALAVATSLPAAAFGPGSTFGTTGRSGVAQGTQQNLSVDASATDASVLRDGYTVKTPTPTPVPVVVTKPAAASTGGSPGGWGCQKDAPTETTKLLWPYDHPVKIGDGFGPRAEGMHDGIDLLAGNGTPVQAIGDGIVTASGYNGSAGNYVAIASMVGGQRLCSMYMHFQDGSVTVTVGQLLTAGTVIGLTGDTGNASVEHCHFELFWADGVRFDPAAFLTANATYS from the coding sequence GTGCAGCTGAGAGAACAGAGCAACGAGCGAACGGGGAGAAAGCCCTCCCGTCGTTCTTTCACCTCTCGGTTTCTGCCCCCGGCAGCCCTCCTCTTCGTGGGCGCCCTCGCCGTGGCGACGTCGCTGCCCGCTGCGGCATTCGGACCGGGTTCGACGTTCGGCACGACCGGCCGTTCCGGTGTCGCTCAGGGTACGCAGCAGAACCTGTCGGTCGATGCGTCGGCCACTGATGCCAGCGTTCTTCGCGACGGTTATACGGTGAAGACGCCCACGCCGACCCCGGTTCCCGTCGTTGTCACCAAGCCTGCCGCCGCGTCGACGGGCGGAAGCCCCGGCGGCTGGGGCTGCCAGAAAGACGCTCCGACCGAGACGACCAAGTTGCTGTGGCCGTATGACCATCCCGTGAAGATCGGCGACGGCTTCGGGCCTCGGGCCGAGGGCATGCACGACGGCATCGATCTGCTGGCGGGCAACGGCACGCCCGTGCAGGCCATCGGCGACGGAATCGTGACGGCATCCGGCTACAACGGCTCAGCCGGAAACTACGTGGCTATCGCGTCGATGGTGGGTGGCCAGCGCCTCTGCAGCATGTACATGCACTTCCAAGACGGCTCGGTCACCGTCACGGTCGGCCAACTGCTCACCGCCGGCACCGTCATCGGCCTCACCGGCGACACCGGCAACGCGAGCGTCGAGCACTGCCACTTCGAGCTGTTCTGGGCCGACGGCGTGCGCTTCGATCCGGCGGCCTTCCTCACCGCGAACGCTACCTACAGCTAG
- a CDS encoding LLM class F420-dependent oxidoreductase: MTTTPSRPVRIGVQIAPQHSDYTTIRDTLRQLEELGVDIAFNWDHFYPLSGDPAGLHFEGWSMLAAWAEQTSTIEFGPLVTCNSYRNPDLLADMARTVDHISAKTPGAEGRLVFGIGSGWFERDYDEYGYEFGTVGQRLDALGEALPRIEARWDVLTPPPTRKIPVLIGGGGEKKTLKLVAKHATIWHSFSDVPTLQHKLEVLGAHAADVGRDVDEIEISNDVKLDGSFDSAAADVLDEKAEIGVRLFTLGITGPSIDLGPVKDLLAWRDSKNA, translated from the coding sequence ATGACGACAACCCCCTCGCGTCCCGTGCGGATCGGCGTTCAGATCGCGCCCCAGCACTCGGACTACACGACCATCCGAGACACCCTCCGCCAGCTCGAGGAGCTGGGTGTCGACATCGCCTTCAACTGGGACCACTTCTACCCCCTGTCGGGAGACCCGGCCGGGCTGCACTTCGAGGGCTGGAGCATGCTGGCGGCCTGGGCCGAGCAGACCTCCACGATCGAGTTCGGTCCTCTGGTGACCTGCAACAGCTATCGCAACCCCGATCTGCTGGCCGACATGGCCCGCACCGTCGACCACATCAGTGCGAAGACTCCGGGCGCCGAGGGTCGGCTCGTCTTCGGCATCGGCTCGGGCTGGTTCGAGCGCGACTACGACGAGTACGGCTACGAATTCGGCACGGTCGGTCAGAGACTGGATGCGCTCGGCGAGGCCCTTCCCCGTATCGAGGCGCGCTGGGACGTACTCACCCCGCCTCCCACCCGCAAAATCCCGGTCCTTATCGGCGGCGGCGGCGAGAAGAAGACGCTCAAGCTCGTCGCGAAGCACGCCACGATCTGGCACAGCTTCAGTGACGTGCCCACTCTCCAGCACAAGCTCGAGGTGCTGGGCGCCCACGCGGCCGACGTGGGTCGCGACGTCGACGAGATCGAGATCTCGAACGACGTGAAGCTCGACGGCTCGTTCGACTCGGCCGCCGCCGACGTGCTCGACGAGAAGGCAGAGATCGGCGTGAGGCTCTTCACGCTGGGCATCACCGGACCGTCGATCGACCTCGGCCCCGTGAAAGACCTGCTCGCCTGGCGAGACTCCAAGAACGCCTAG
- a CDS encoding glutamate--cysteine ligase has protein sequence MEISFAHSERSTLGIEWEIALVEQSSGDLVNVAGEVLNSLRGADGSAHPRITEELLLNTVELVTGVHTTVSDAVDDLQSQLAEVRAITDPLDVELMCAGTHPFAQWFDQQITDKERYHKLIDRTQWWGRNMMIWGIHVHVGVESRDKVLPLLGGLLNYYPHLQALSASSPFWAGEKTGYASNRALMFQQLPTAGLPYQFDDWSQYESYVEDMKVTGIVDDHTEVRWDIRPSPQWGTLEMRACDGLSSPEEIGAVAALIQCLVEHMSQKLDAGETLPTLQPWYVRENKWRAARYGLDAEIILDARGAERLVTDDVRDLLVTLAPVAEQLGCEKELDQVNLILEHGASYQRQLRVAEANGGSLKAVVASLTHELRHGLGS, from the coding sequence ATGGAGATCTCGTTCGCGCATTCGGAACGATCCACCCTCGGAATCGAGTGGGAGATCGCGCTCGTCGAACAGAGCTCGGGCGATCTCGTGAACGTGGCGGGTGAGGTCCTGAACTCCCTTCGTGGCGCCGATGGCTCTGCCCACCCCCGCATCACAGAAGAGCTGCTCTTGAACACCGTCGAGCTCGTCACCGGCGTACACACCACAGTCTCGGACGCCGTCGACGATCTGCAGTCGCAGCTCGCCGAGGTGAGAGCGATCACCGATCCGCTGGACGTGGAGCTCATGTGCGCGGGAACGCATCCGTTCGCGCAGTGGTTCGACCAGCAGATCACCGACAAGGAGCGCTATCACAAGCTCATCGACCGCACCCAGTGGTGGGGTCGCAACATGATGATCTGGGGCATCCACGTGCACGTGGGCGTGGAGAGCCGAGACAAGGTGCTTCCCCTGCTCGGCGGCCTGCTCAACTACTACCCCCACCTGCAGGCGCTCTCCGCCTCGAGCCCGTTCTGGGCCGGCGAGAAGACGGGATATGCGTCGAATCGGGCACTCATGTTCCAGCAACTGCCCACGGCGGGGCTGCCCTATCAGTTCGACGACTGGTCGCAGTACGAGTCGTATGTCGAGGACATGAAGGTCACGGGCATCGTCGACGACCACACCGAGGTGCGGTGGGACATCCGGCCGTCGCCCCAGTGGGGAACCCTCGAGATGCGCGCCTGCGACGGCCTGTCGAGCCCAGAAGAGATCGGCGCGGTCGCGGCGCTCATCCAGTGCCTCGTGGAGCACATGTCACAGAAGCTCGACGCGGGCGAGACCCTGCCGACCCTGCAGCCGTGGTACGTCAGAGAGAACAAGTGGCGCGCGGCCCGCTACGGGCTCGACGCAGAGATCATTCTGGATGCGCGGGGCGCCGAGAGGCTGGTCACCGACGATGTGCGAGACCTGCTGGTCACCCTCGCGCCGGTCGCCGAGCAGCTGGGCTGCGAGAAAGAGCTCGACCAGGTGAACCTGATCCTCGAGCACGGCGCAAGCTACCAACGTCAGCTGCGCGTCGCCGAGGCGAACGGCGGCAGCCTCAAGGCCGTGGTCGCGTCGCTCACACACGAGCTGCGCCACGGCCTCGGAAGCTGA
- the rpsP gene encoding 30S ribosomal protein S16, which yields MAVKIRLKRMGKIRAPYYRIVVADSRTKRDGRVIEEIGQYHPTEEPSVIKIESERALYWLGVGAQPTEQVAALLKLTGDWGKFKGDKDAVSTVRVKEPKEAFVADEKKKPVLKPKAEVKVEAPAAPAEEAPAADEAPEAEAEKA from the coding sequence GTGGCTGTAAAGATTCGTTTGAAGCGCATGGGCAAGATCCGTGCACCGTACTACCGCATCGTCGTCGCCGACTCGCGCACCAAGCGCGATGGTCGTGTCATCGAGGAGATCGGCCAGTACCACCCCACCGAGGAGCCTTCGGTCATCAAGATCGAGTCCGAGCGTGCGCTCTACTGGCTCGGCGTCGGCGCTCAGCCGACCGAGCAGGTCGCCGCGCTCCTGAAGCTCACGGGCGACTGGGGCAAGTTCAAGGGCGACAAGGACGCGGTCTCGACCGTTCGCGTCAAGGAGCCCAAGGAGGCGTTCGTCGCCGACGAGAAGAAGAAGCCTGTCCTGAAGCCCAAGGCTGAGGTCAAGGTCGAGGCTCCCGCCGCGCCCGCCGAAGAGGCACCGGCCGCCGACGAGGCTCCCGAGGCCGAAGCAGAGAAGGCGTAG
- a CDS encoding RNA-binding protein, with translation MLAPALEHLVKGIVDKPADVHVVAKSSPRGEVLEVRVHPDDLGRVIGRSGRTAKALRTLVAALADGKRVRVDVVDTDF, from the coding sequence TTGCTCGCTCCTGCTCTCGAGCACCTGGTGAAGGGCATCGTCGACAAGCCTGCCGACGTGCATGTGGTCGCGAAGAGCTCGCCGCGCGGCGAGGTTCTCGAGGTGCGCGTGCACCCCGACGACCTCGGTCGCGTGATCGGCCGCTCCGGCCGCACCGCGAAGGCCCTTCGCACGCTCGTAGCCGCGCTGGCTGATGGCAAGCGCGTTCGTGTAGACGTGGTGGATACAGATTTCTAA
- the rimM gene encoding ribosome maturation factor RimM (Essential for efficient processing of 16S rRNA): protein MQISKNETRQLRVGRLLKAHGLKGAIKLELFTDDPARRFVPGAVFTLQVPSGHDWHGKTLELIELKWFNSHAVGFFKGVPDRTAAEALVKAILWIDQDADEQSAEEDAWFDHQLVGLDVVRDGEKIGVVRQVNHMPAQDLLVVEIDSKEVLVPFVKAIVPSVDIVAGTMTITPPPGLLEDLPESDDDEREPAEADASDDASAGEASAEEADSQK, encoded by the coding sequence ATACAGATTTCTAAGAACGAGACCAGGCAGCTCCGGGTTGGTCGCCTCCTGAAAGCCCACGGGCTCAAAGGGGCGATCAAGCTGGAGCTTTTCACTGACGACCCGGCGCGACGCTTCGTGCCGGGAGCCGTCTTCACCCTCCAGGTGCCCTCGGGTCACGACTGGCATGGCAAGACCCTCGAGCTCATCGAGCTCAAGTGGTTCAACAGCCATGCGGTCGGCTTCTTCAAGGGAGTCCCCGACCGCACCGCGGCCGAGGCGCTCGTCAAGGCGATCCTCTGGATCGACCAAGACGCGGATGAGCAGTCTGCAGAAGAAGACGCGTGGTTCGACCACCAGCTCGTGGGTCTCGACGTCGTGCGCGACGGAGAGAAGATCGGCGTCGTGCGCCAGGTCAACCACATGCCGGCGCAAGATCTGCTTGTGGTCGAGATCGACTCGAAAGAGGTTCTCGTGCCGTTCGTCAAGGCGATCGTGCCCTCTGTCGACATCGTCGCGGGAACGATGACCATCACGCCGCCGCCGGGACTTCTGGAAGACCTGCCGGAGTCGGACGACGACGAGCGTGAGCCGGCAGAGGCTGACGCGTCCGACGACGCTTCCGCTGGCGAGGCATCCGCCGAGGAAGCCGACTCGCAGAAGTAG
- a CDS encoding endonuclease domain-containing protein codes for MLAHLFRCQPRENVIVSLDSALRGGHILRPELRDIVRQLPAKYAEYLDLVDMSSESGLETKARLRLRAHNIPYRTQVRISRVGHVDLLIGERLVLELDGEAWHSGPLAYAEDRRRDLELLRQGFLVMRLSFSQVMNQWNLVEAVITSMVARREHLWSARHRRDRLA; via the coding sequence GTGTTGGCGCACCTCTTCCGGTGCCAGCCTCGAGAGAACGTCATCGTCTCGCTCGACTCGGCGCTGCGCGGCGGCCATATCCTCCGTCCCGAGTTGCGAGACATAGTGCGTCAGCTGCCTGCCAAGTACGCCGAGTACCTCGACCTTGTCGACATGTCGTCGGAATCGGGGCTTGAGACAAAAGCGCGACTGCGACTGCGGGCGCACAATATCCCGTATAGAACGCAGGTGCGCATTTCGAGAGTCGGGCACGTCGACCTGCTCATCGGCGAGAGACTCGTCCTCGAGCTAGACGGCGAGGCGTGGCATTCCGGGCCGCTCGCTTATGCGGAGGACCGCCGGCGGGACCTCGAACTCCTGCGTCAAGGTTTCCTTGTAATGAGGTTGAGTTTTTCGCAGGTCATGAATCAGTGGAATCTGGTCGAAGCCGTGATCACCTCCATGGTGGCGCGGCGCGAGCACCTCTGGTCTGCGCGGCACCGTCGAGACAGGTTGGCGTGA